The proteins below come from a single Saccharopolyspora sp. SCSIO 74807 genomic window:
- a CDS encoding shikimate dehydrogenase, which translates to MARSDPRRAAVVGSPIGHSLSPVLHEAAYRELGLPWSYERIERDAAGLAGLAGELGPEWAGLSVTMPGKHAALRLAERATERAAAVGVANTLTRSETGGWDADCTDVDGVAGALRAAGGFTGGRSALVLGAGGTAAAAVAAFAELGLGEVTLAVREPARAGEVLATAERVGLSVAVERLDELDLASVAASVDVLVSTLPAGAADAFAPELARAACVLDVIYHPWPTPLAQAVGKEGGRLATGLDMLLHQAFGQVELFTGLPAPRVAMRDALLSATGDVPLPL; encoded by the coding sequence GTGGCGCGTTCTGACCCCCGCCGGGCGGCGGTGGTCGGTTCCCCGATCGGCCACTCGCTCTCGCCGGTGCTGCACGAGGCCGCGTACCGCGAGCTCGGTCTGCCGTGGAGCTACGAGCGGATCGAGCGGGACGCCGCGGGACTGGCGGGGCTGGCGGGCGAGCTCGGCCCGGAGTGGGCGGGCTTGTCGGTGACGATGCCCGGCAAGCACGCCGCGTTGCGGCTGGCCGAGCGGGCCACCGAGCGGGCCGCGGCCGTCGGCGTGGCGAACACGCTGACCAGGTCGGAGACCGGTGGCTGGGACGCGGACTGCACCGATGTGGACGGTGTGGCGGGCGCGTTGCGCGCGGCAGGCGGGTTCACCGGCGGGCGCAGCGCGCTGGTGCTCGGCGCCGGTGGCACGGCGGCCGCCGCGGTGGCGGCGTTCGCCGAACTGGGGTTGGGCGAGGTGACGCTCGCCGTGCGCGAACCGGCGCGAGCGGGCGAGGTGCTGGCCACCGCCGAACGGGTCGGGCTTTCGGTGGCCGTCGAACGGCTCGACGAGCTGGACCTCGCGTCGGTGGCGGCATCGGTCGACGTGCTGGTCTCGACGCTGCCCGCCGGTGCCGCGGACGCGTTCGCGCCGGAGTTGGCGCGGGCGGCGTGCGTGCTGGACGTGATCTACCACCCGTGGCCGACGCCGCTGGCGCAGGCGGTCGGCAAGGAGGGCGGTCGGCTGGCCACCGGGCTGGACATGCTGCTGCATCAGGCGTTCGGGCAGGTGGAGCTGTTCACCGGCCTGCCGGCGCCGCGCGTGGCGATGCGGGACGCGCTGCTGAGCGCGACCGGGGACGTGCCGCTGCCGCTGTGA
- the mltG gene encoding endolytic transglycosylase MltG, with translation MSDDLGLFTDDAGEPPRSRKEARQRRERLRRRKRRGSVTAMAGVCVLLLVGVGVVYGAMQILRIGSYEDYEGQGSGEVVVEVSSGDTVSNVAQTLSKADVVASSSAFTNAAEENRQINNVQPGFYLMKSRMSGAAAVQRMLSPEAKTGRVEVRGGQRLEDQLSPDGGSTPGLLTKLAQATCTDAAKQCTTPEQMHQAAASADLAALGVPEWAIADAQKAPPERRLEGLIMPGVYDVKPGEPPEEVLRQVVTKSAALLQAAGLPQAADGTGHTPYELLTIGSLVQSEGIQDDFGKVARVIYNRTTDPQMKLQMDSTINYPLDKPTLLTKSEDRQKPGPYNSYQNFGLPPTPISTVSKAALQAAEKPDEGTWVYFVKCFPDGHSCFATTQAEHDRYIQEAQQRGAF, from the coding sequence GTGAGCGACGATCTCGGCCTGTTCACCGACGACGCCGGAGAGCCGCCGCGCAGCCGCAAGGAAGCCCGCCAACGGCGGGAACGGCTGCGCAGGCGCAAGCGGCGCGGTTCGGTCACCGCGATGGCCGGTGTGTGCGTGCTGCTGCTGGTGGGCGTGGGCGTGGTCTACGGCGCCATGCAGATCCTGCGCATCGGTTCGTACGAGGACTACGAGGGCCAGGGCAGCGGTGAAGTCGTCGTGGAGGTCTCCTCCGGTGACACCGTCAGCAACGTCGCGCAGACGCTGTCGAAGGCGGACGTGGTGGCCTCGTCCTCGGCGTTCACCAACGCCGCCGAGGAGAACCGGCAGATCAACAACGTCCAGCCCGGTTTCTACCTGATGAAGTCGAGGATGTCCGGGGCCGCGGCGGTGCAGCGCATGTTGTCGCCGGAGGCCAAGACCGGCCGCGTCGAGGTCCGCGGCGGGCAGCGGCTGGAGGACCAGCTCAGCCCGGACGGCGGGAGCACGCCCGGCCTGCTCACCAAGCTCGCCCAGGCCACCTGCACCGACGCCGCCAAGCAGTGCACCACGCCGGAGCAGATGCACCAGGCGGCCGCCTCGGCGGACCTGGCCGCGCTGGGTGTTCCGGAGTGGGCGATCGCCGATGCGCAGAAGGCGCCGCCGGAGCGCCGGTTGGAAGGCTTGATCATGCCGGGCGTCTACGACGTCAAACCGGGCGAGCCGCCGGAGGAAGTGCTGCGCCAAGTGGTCACCAAGTCCGCTGCGCTGCTGCAGGCCGCCGGACTGCCGCAGGCGGCCGATGGCACCGGGCACACCCCGTACGAGCTGCTGACCATCGGCTCGCTGGTGCAGAGCGAGGGCATCCAGGACGACTTCGGCAAGGTCGCGCGGGTGATCTACAACCGGACCACCGACCCGCAGATGAAGTTGCAGATGGACTCGACGATCAACTACCCGCTGGACAAGCCGACGCTGCTGACGAAGTCGGAGGACCGGCAGAAACCGGGTCCGTACAACAGCTACCAGAACTTCGGCCTGCCGCCGACGCCGATCTCCACGGTGAGCAAGGCGGCCTTGCAGGCGGCGGAGAAGCCCGACGAGGGCACCTGGGTGTACTTCGTGAAGTGCTTCCCGGACGGGCACTCCTGCTTCGCCACCACCCAGGCCGAGCACGACCGCTACATCCAGGAGGCCCAGCAACGTGGCGCGTTCTGA
- a CDS encoding SulP family inorganic anion transporter, giving the protein MTTQVDATSRRAKTGVPQWPKGTFGADLGASLVVFLVALPLCVGVAVASGVPAELGIITGVVGGIVVGLLPGSTMQVSGPAAGLTVLVASAVSDHGLGMLGIIVLGAGVLQILMGLGRIGTWFRAISPSVVQGMLAGIGLVIMLGQLYPVGGLEQPSETSAKFAGLPGLVSAMFTTPQGLAGVAVTAVALVILFGWPKLPEKVRNVPAALVAVVLVSGATYVLGLPLKTIEVGSLLEAINVPTGESWGSAFTPAVLGSMLTFGLIASAESLFSAAAVDRMHDRPKTQFNKELVAQGAGNAVCGVLGALPMTAVIVRSGANVRAGAKTKLSRILHGVWLLLFVVALPGVLAFIPTAVLAAVLIHAGWKLLEPGKVVQLARTNRPEAAVLVLTAVMIVATDLLIGTLIGLAAAVIKTAFDVSRLSVKQEEQGEDHVHVELGGNATFLRLPRLLERLESLPSDKSVHLDLSTVRHLDQACHQAVENWAAQRERDNARTEVAMPAHAG; this is encoded by the coding sequence GTGACCACTCAAGTCGACGCGACCTCCCGTCGCGCCAAGACCGGCGTCCCGCAGTGGCCGAAGGGAACTTTCGGCGCCGACCTGGGGGCTTCGCTGGTCGTGTTCCTGGTGGCGCTGCCGCTGTGCGTCGGTGTCGCCGTCGCATCCGGCGTGCCCGCCGAACTCGGCATCATCACCGGTGTCGTCGGAGGCATCGTGGTGGGGCTGCTACCGGGCAGCACCATGCAGGTCAGCGGCCCGGCGGCCGGGCTGACCGTGCTGGTGGCCTCGGCGGTGTCCGATCACGGGCTCGGGATGCTCGGCATCATCGTGCTCGGTGCAGGCGTGCTGCAGATCTTGATGGGGCTGGGCCGGATCGGAACCTGGTTCCGGGCGATCTCGCCTTCGGTGGTGCAGGGCATGCTGGCGGGCATCGGCCTGGTGATCATGCTCGGCCAGCTCTACCCGGTGGGCGGGCTGGAGCAGCCCTCCGAGACCTCGGCCAAGTTCGCCGGGCTCCCGGGGCTGGTGAGCGCGATGTTCACGACTCCGCAGGGGCTTGCCGGGGTCGCCGTCACCGCGGTGGCGCTGGTGATCCTGTTCGGCTGGCCGAAGCTGCCGGAGAAGGTGCGCAACGTCCCCGCCGCGCTGGTCGCGGTGGTGCTGGTCAGCGGCGCGACCTACGTGCTGGGGCTGCCCCTGAAGACGATCGAGGTCGGCTCCCTGCTGGAGGCGATCAACGTCCCGACCGGCGAGTCGTGGGGCTCCGCGTTCACCCCGGCGGTGCTCGGATCGATGCTGACGTTCGGGCTGATCGCATCGGCGGAGAGCCTGTTCAGCGCGGCCGCGGTCGACCGGATGCACGACCGCCCGAAGACGCAGTTCAACAAGGAGCTCGTCGCCCAGGGCGCGGGCAACGCCGTATGCGGGGTGCTGGGCGCGTTGCCGATGACCGCGGTGATCGTGCGCTCCGGCGCGAACGTCCGCGCGGGGGCGAAGACGAAGCTGTCCCGGATCCTGCACGGCGTGTGGCTGCTGCTGTTCGTGGTGGCGCTGCCGGGCGTGCTGGCGTTCATCCCGACCGCGGTGCTCGCCGCGGTGCTGATCCACGCCGGCTGGAAGCTGCTCGAGCCGGGCAAGGTCGTGCAGCTGGCCAGGACCAACCGCCCGGAGGCTGCGGTGCTGGTGCTGACCGCGGTCATGATCGTGGCCACCGACCTGCTGATCGGCACGCTGATCGGGCTCGCCGCCGCGGTGATCAAGACCGCCTTCGACGTGTCCCGGCTGTCGGTCAAGCAGGAGGAGCAGGGCGAGGACCACGTGCACGTCGAACTCGGCGGCAACGCCACGTTCCTGCGGCTCCCGCGGCTGCTGGAGCGGCTGGAGAGCCTGCCGTCGGACAAGAGCGTGCACTTGGACCTGAGCACCGTCCGGCACCTGGACCAGGCGTGCCACCAGGCGGTGGAGAACTGGGCCGCGCAGCGCGAACGCGACAACGCGCGGACCGAAGTGGCGATGCCGGCCCACGCGGGCTGA
- the ruvX gene encoding Holliday junction resolvase RuvX produces MSEHQRPDPGAGRRLGVDVGAVRVGIALSDPAPMLATPLVTLRRDEDAGSDLAQLAGLVAEHEVVEVVVGLPKTLRGDHGSAAEAARKYAEALTERIAPVPVRFHDERLTTVTASRILSQRGVRGKRQRAVVDQAAAVEILQAWLDARSQTT; encoded by the coding sequence GTGAGCGAGCACCAGCGGCCCGACCCGGGCGCCGGGCGGCGGCTGGGCGTGGACGTCGGCGCGGTGCGCGTCGGCATCGCGCTCAGCGACCCGGCGCCGATGCTGGCGACTCCGCTGGTGACGCTGCGCCGCGACGAGGACGCGGGCAGCGACCTCGCGCAGCTGGCCGGCCTGGTCGCCGAGCACGAAGTGGTGGAGGTGGTCGTCGGCCTCCCGAAGACGCTGCGCGGCGATCACGGCAGCGCCGCCGAAGCCGCGCGGAAGTACGCAGAAGCGCTCACCGAGCGGATCGCTCCGGTGCCGGTGCGCTTTCACGACGAACGGTTGACCACGGTCACGGCGAGCCGCATTCTCTCCCAACGGGGGGTTCGCGGTAAGCGCCAGCGCGCCGTGGTCGACCAGGCCGCCGCAGTGGAGATCTTGCAGGCATGGCTTGACGCCCGGTCGCAGACCACCTGA
- a CDS encoding HPr family phosphocarrier protein, protein MPERRVTVASKVGLHARPAALVAKAAAAQTVQISIRKADTEPVQAGSILGLMTLGADHGDEVVLAADGDGADAALDHLAELVSSDLDGQ, encoded by the coding sequence ATGCCTGAGCGACGGGTCACCGTGGCCAGCAAGGTCGGTCTGCACGCGCGTCCAGCCGCACTGGTCGCCAAGGCCGCCGCGGCCCAGACGGTGCAGATCAGCATCCGCAAGGCCGACACCGAGCCGGTGCAGGCAGGCAGCATCCTCGGGCTGATGACCTTGGGCGCCGACCACGGCGACGAAGTCGTGCTCGCCGCCGACGGGGACGGCGCGGACGCCGCGCTGGACCACCTGGCCGAGCTGGTCAGTTCCGACCTCGACGGCCAGTGA
- a CDS encoding replication-associated recombination protein A, producing MSDGLFDEGLFGAETEDRAGERLAENAPLPVRMRPRSLDEVLGQDHLLAAGAPLRRLVEGAAPASVLLYGPPGTGKTTLANLVSQATGRRFVALSALSSGVKEVRGVIDEARRRLGRSAEATVLFIDEVHRFSKTQQDALLGAVEDRTVLLVAATTENPYFSVVAPLLSRSLVLQLHNLGDDDVRELVRRAVSEERGLGDALGLDEEALEHLVALAGGDARRALTALEAAAESAESNGAQRIDLATVEATVNRAAVLYDRGGDQHYDVVSAFIKSIRGSDVDAALHYLARMVEAGEDPRFIARRLVVHASEDVGMADPTALQAAVAAANAVQFIGMPEGRLALAQATVHLATAPKSNSVIMAIDAAMGDVRAGKSGSVPAHLRDGHYAGAKKLGNAQGYRYPHDRSEGVLEQQYPPDELVGVDYYEPSGRGGERVLGERVPKLRGIVRGEGE from the coding sequence GTGAGTGACGGCCTGTTCGACGAGGGGTTGTTCGGCGCCGAGACCGAGGACCGCGCCGGGGAACGGCTGGCCGAGAACGCGCCGCTGCCGGTGCGGATGCGGCCCCGTTCGCTGGACGAGGTGCTCGGCCAGGACCACCTGCTGGCCGCGGGCGCCCCGCTGCGCCGGCTGGTGGAGGGGGCGGCACCGGCTTCGGTGCTGCTCTACGGCCCGCCGGGCACCGGCAAGACGACGCTGGCGAACCTGGTCTCGCAGGCGACCGGACGGCGGTTCGTGGCGTTGTCCGCGTTGTCGTCCGGGGTCAAGGAGGTGCGCGGGGTCATCGATGAGGCCCGGCGACGGCTCGGCCGTTCCGCCGAGGCCACGGTGCTGTTCATCGACGAGGTGCACCGCTTCTCCAAGACCCAGCAGGACGCACTGCTGGGCGCGGTGGAGGACCGCACGGTGCTGCTGGTTGCCGCGACCACCGAGAACCCGTACTTCTCCGTGGTGGCCCCGCTGCTTTCGCGGTCCCTGGTGCTGCAACTGCACAACCTCGGTGACGACGACGTGCGCGAGCTGGTGCGCCGTGCGGTGTCCGAGGAACGCGGCCTCGGCGACGCGCTCGGGCTCGACGAGGAGGCGCTGGAGCACCTCGTCGCGCTCGCCGGCGGCGATGCGCGGCGCGCGTTGACCGCGCTGGAGGCTGCGGCGGAGTCCGCCGAGTCCAACGGCGCGCAGCGGATCGACCTGGCCACGGTCGAGGCCACGGTCAACCGCGCGGCCGTGCTCTACGACCGCGGCGGGGATCAGCACTACGACGTGGTCAGCGCGTTCATCAAATCCATCCGCGGCTCCGACGTGGACGCCGCGCTGCACTACCTGGCCCGGATGGTCGAAGCCGGGGAGGACCCGCGGTTCATCGCCCGCCGCCTGGTGGTGCACGCCAGCGAGGACGTCGGCATGGCCGACCCGACCGCGTTGCAGGCGGCGGTGGCGGCCGCGAACGCGGTGCAGTTCATCGGGATGCCGGAGGGCAGGCTCGCGCTCGCGCAGGCCACGGTGCACCTGGCGACCGCGCCGAAGTCGAATTCGGTGATCATGGCCATCGACGCGGCGATGGGCGACGTGCGTGCGGGCAAGTCCGGTTCGGTGCCCGCGCACCTGCGCGACGGGCACTACGCGGGCGCGAAGAAGCTCGGCAACGCGCAGGGCTACCGCTACCCGCACGACCGCTCGGAAGGCGTGCTGGAGCAGCAGTACCCGCCGGACGAGCTGGTGGGCGTCGACTACTACGAGCCCAGCGGCCGCGGCGGCGAGCGCGTGCTCGGCGAACGGGTTCCGAAGCTGCGCGGCATCGTCCGCGGCGAGGGCGAATAG
- a CDS encoding carbonic anhydrase, which produces MTFEHLVDRARNHPRTVSEAHRKRLATGQQPAALFITCSDSRVVPAQLTGAQPGELFELRTAGNVVPEYVPDSASSEMATIEYAVLQLKVPEIVVCGHSHCGAVTAKAIAGRGLESLPAMRGWLGTGEPPVSEAPALEDGVRSECKQHVREQLRTLFEYPFIRERAAAGELRVHGWFYEIDTGLVWHSGETGPDRPEESDFLPL; this is translated from the coding sequence CCGCAAACGGCTGGCCACCGGTCAGCAGCCGGCCGCGCTGTTCATCACCTGTTCCGATTCGCGGGTGGTCCCCGCGCAGCTCACCGGCGCCCAGCCCGGGGAACTGTTCGAATTGCGGACCGCGGGCAACGTGGTGCCCGAATACGTGCCCGATTCGGCGTCCAGCGAAATGGCCACGATCGAATACGCGGTGCTGCAGCTGAAGGTTCCCGAGATCGTTGTTTGCGGGCACTCGCACTGCGGTGCGGTGACCGCGAAGGCGATCGCCGGGCGCGGGCTGGAAAGCCTTCCCGCGATGCGGGGCTGGCTGGGCACCGGTGAACCGCCGGTATCCGAAGCGCCCGCGCTCGAAGACGGCGTGCGTTCGGAATGCAAGCAGCACGTGCGCGAGCAGCTGCGCACGTTGTTCGAATACCCGTTCATCCGGGAACGGGCCGCCGCGGGCGAGTTGCGGGTGCACGGCTGGTTCTACGAGATCGACACCGGATTGGTCTGGCACTCCGGGGAAACCGGGCCGGATCGGCCGGAAGAGTCGGATTTCCTTCCGTTGTGA
- a CDS encoding DUF948 domain-containing protein has protein sequence MTPTQIAALIVAGAFVLLVVLLAVPLVKLGRTLDEATVAIRKAHENSDPLFTGANSTLTHVNTQLERVDGITTNAKTVSGNVSALSSLFTATLGGPLVKTAAFSYGVSKALRARRKRKEEPWGKHSRRKGGRK, from the coding sequence GTGACGCCCACGCAGATCGCCGCGCTGATCGTCGCAGGCGCGTTCGTGCTGCTGGTCGTGCTGCTGGCGGTCCCGCTGGTCAAGCTCGGCCGTACGCTGGACGAGGCGACCGTCGCGATCCGCAAGGCGCACGAGAACTCCGACCCGCTTTTCACCGGCGCGAACTCGACGCTGACGCACGTCAACACCCAGCTGGAACGGGTGGACGGCATCACCACGAACGCCAAGACCGTCAGCGGCAACGTTTCGGCGTTGTCCTCGCTGTTCACGGCTACACTCGGTGGCCCGTTGGTGAAGACCGCGGCCTTCTCGTACGGGGTGAGCAAGGCATTGCGCGCTCGCCGCAAGCGCAAGGAAGAGCCGTGGGGCAAGCACTCCCGACGCAAGGGAGGCCGCAAGTGA
- the alaS gene encoding alanine--tRNA ligase, which yields MQTHEINNRFLEHFRSSGHTVVPSASLILDDPTLLFVNAGMVQFKPYFLGDAPAPYPRATSIQKCVRTGDIDEVGKTTRHNTFFQMAGNFSFGDYFKEGAMEHAWKLLTSAVADGGYGIDPERLWVTVFEKDDEAAAMWRNTTGIPAERIQSRGPEDNYWDMGVPGPGGPCSEIYYDRGPEYGREGGPNVDEDRYIEIWNLVFMQDIRGELPPKAGNPPIGELPTKNIDTGMGIERVACLLQGVDNVYETDLVRPVIAKAEELSGRTYGADHTDDVRFRVIADHARSGVMLVGDGVTPGNEARGYVLRRLLRRIVRSVRLLGVQEPVLGEFTQVVRDAMAPGYPELATEFDRIDSVIRNEEDAFRATLTTGSKIFDVAVTETKKAGGTQLAGDKAFQLHDTYGFPIDLTLEMASEQGLSVDEHGFRELMAEQRRRAKEDAKARKTGHGDLSTYRTLLDEHGTTEFIGYTDLQAHSRVLGLLVDGAPASSAAAGTEVELVLDRTPFYAEGGGQIADTGTLVGPGVEVRVHDVQRAVPGLFVHRAKVVAGELGLDTTLEAGVDQQRRRAIARSHSATHLVHAAVRGAYGKRAAQAGSLNSPGRMRFDFTAPAAVSASVLGGVEEEVNDYLQNDVEVSSYTTTMDRAMELGAVALFGEKYGDQVRVVDMGDYSRELCGGTHVGRIGQLGVVKLVADSSVGSGVHRVEALVGMDAMRHIGKEHLLVSQLAEQFKVPAEDLPDRIAGVVSRLRDAEKELAQLRVQQVLSSAGDLAGRAADVRGVSLVAEQVADGVDGGSLRALAGEVRGRLTGRPAVVALFAPDSEQGKVSFVVGVNDAAQDLGLAAGKLVPAFAGEVGGRGGGKPDMAQGGGSDPAGITAAIGALRRELDRVIQG from the coding sequence GTGCAGACCCACGAGATCAACAACCGCTTCCTGGAACACTTCCGCAGCTCGGGCCACACCGTGGTGCCCAGCGCGTCGCTGATCCTGGACGACCCCACCCTGCTGTTCGTCAACGCGGGGATGGTGCAGTTCAAGCCGTACTTCCTGGGTGATGCCCCGGCGCCGTACCCGCGCGCGACGAGCATCCAGAAGTGCGTGCGCACCGGCGACATCGACGAGGTCGGCAAGACCACGCGGCACAACACGTTCTTCCAGATGGCCGGCAACTTCTCCTTCGGCGACTACTTCAAAGAAGGCGCCATGGAGCACGCCTGGAAGCTGCTGACCTCCGCGGTCGCCGACGGCGGCTACGGCATCGACCCGGAACGCCTGTGGGTCACCGTTTTCGAGAAGGACGACGAAGCCGCCGCGATGTGGCGCAACACCACCGGCATCCCGGCGGAGCGCATCCAGTCGCGCGGTCCCGAGGACAACTACTGGGACATGGGCGTGCCCGGTCCGGGCGGGCCGTGCTCGGAGATCTACTACGACCGCGGCCCGGAGTACGGCCGCGAAGGCGGCCCGAACGTCGACGAGGACCGCTACATCGAGATCTGGAACCTGGTGTTCATGCAGGACATCAGGGGTGAGCTGCCCCCGAAGGCCGGCAACCCGCCGATCGGTGAGCTGCCCACCAAGAACATCGACACCGGCATGGGCATCGAGCGGGTGGCCTGCCTGCTGCAGGGCGTGGACAACGTCTACGAGACCGACCTGGTGCGCCCCGTGATCGCCAAGGCCGAGGAGCTCTCCGGCCGCACCTACGGCGCCGACCACACCGACGACGTGCGCTTCCGCGTGATCGCCGACCACGCGCGCTCCGGCGTGATGCTGGTCGGCGACGGCGTCACGCCCGGCAACGAGGCCCGCGGCTACGTGCTGCGGCGGCTGCTGCGCCGCATCGTGCGCTCGGTGCGCCTGCTCGGTGTGCAGGAGCCGGTGCTGGGCGAGTTCACCCAGGTCGTGCGCGACGCGATGGCGCCGGGCTACCCGGAGCTGGCCACCGAGTTCGACCGGATCGACTCGGTGATCCGCAACGAGGAGGACGCCTTCCGCGCCACCCTCACCACCGGCTCGAAGATCTTCGACGTGGCCGTGACCGAGACCAAGAAGGCCGGCGGCACGCAGCTGGCCGGGGACAAGGCGTTCCAGCTGCACGACACCTACGGCTTCCCGATCGACCTGACCTTGGAGATGGCCTCCGAGCAGGGGCTTTCGGTGGACGAGCACGGTTTCCGCGAGCTGATGGCCGAGCAGCGCCGCCGCGCCAAGGAGGACGCGAAGGCCCGCAAGACCGGTCACGGCGACCTGTCGACCTACCGCACGCTGCTCGACGAGCACGGCACCACCGAGTTCATCGGCTACACCGACCTCCAGGCGCACAGCCGGGTGCTCGGACTGCTGGTGGACGGCGCGCCCGCGAGTTCCGCGGCGGCGGGCACCGAGGTGGAGCTGGTGCTCGACCGCACCCCGTTCTACGCCGAAGGCGGTGGCCAGATCGCCGACACCGGCACGCTGGTCGGGCCGGGCGTCGAAGTGCGGGTGCACGACGTGCAGCGGGCCGTGCCGGGGCTGTTCGTGCACCGCGCGAAGGTCGTCGCCGGCGAGCTGGGCTTGGACACCACGCTGGAGGCCGGGGTGGACCAGCAGCGCAGGCGCGCCATCGCCCGGTCGCACTCCGCCACGCACCTGGTGCACGCCGCGGTGCGCGGTGCCTACGGCAAGCGGGCGGCGCAGGCCGGTTCGCTGAACTCGCCCGGCCGGATGCGGTTCGACTTCACCGCGCCCGCCGCGGTGTCGGCCTCGGTGCTCGGCGGCGTCGAGGAAGAGGTCAACGACTACCTGCAGAACGACGTCGAGGTCTCCTCCTACACCACGACGATGGACCGGGCGATGGAGCTCGGCGCGGTCGCGCTGTTCGGCGAGAAGTACGGCGACCAGGTCCGCGTGGTCGACATGGGCGACTACTCGCGCGAGCTGTGCGGCGGTACGCACGTCGGGCGCATCGGTCAGCTCGGCGTGGTGAAGCTGGTCGCGGACTCCTCGGTCGGTTCCGGGGTGCACCGGGTGGAAGCGCTGGTCGGGATGGACGCCATGCGTCACATCGGCAAGGAGCACCTGCTGGTCAGCCAGCTCGCCGAGCAGTTCAAGGTGCCCGCCGAGGACCTGCCGGACCGGATCGCCGGGGTGGTGAGCCGGCTGCGCGACGCGGAGAAGGAGCTGGCGCAGCTGCGGGTGCAGCAGGTGCTGTCCTCGGCCGGTGACCTGGCCGGGCGCGCCGCCGACGTGCGCGGCGTGAGCCTGGTGGCAGAGCAGGTCGCCGACGGCGTGGACGGCGGCTCGCTGCGCGCGCTGGCGGGCGAGGTGCGGGGGCGCCTGACCGGCAGGCCCGCGGTCGTCGCGCTGTTCGCGCCCGACTCCGAGCAGGGCAAGGTGTCCTTCGTCGTCGGTGTCAACGACGCTGCGCAGGACCTCGGGCTGGCCGCGGGCAAGCTGGTGCCCGCGTTCGCCGGCGAGGTCGGCGGTCGCGGCGGCGGCAAGCCGGACATGGCGCAGGGCGGCGGATCGGACCCCGCGGGCATCACCGCGGCGATCGGCGCGCTGCGCCGGGAGCTGGACCGGGTGATCCAGGGGTGA
- a CDS encoding D-glycerate dehydrogenase, with the protein MQSRIVVTRRIPDSAVELLRSAGDVHVCERDRALDPAELHEVVRGAHGVVTMLGDRVDDELVTAAGPQLQVVANVAVGYDNVDVPAVTGRGVTVTNTPGVLTDATADLGFGLLLMATRRLGEGERLIRSGQPWFFHLGFMLGTGLQGKTLGIIGLGGIGQAMARRARAFGMNIAYAGRRRAAPEVESELDARYLSQDELLREADALSLHCPLTEQTRHLIDESALAKMKPSAVLINTSRGPVVDEKALAEALREGRIAAAGLDVFEREPAVEPALLELDNAVLIPHLGSATVETRSAMAELAARNVAAVLAGTGPITPVGA; encoded by the coding sequence GTGCAGTCGCGGATCGTGGTCACCCGGAGGATTCCGGACTCCGCAGTCGAACTGCTGCGCAGCGCAGGAGACGTGCACGTGTGCGAGCGGGACCGGGCGTTGGACCCCGCCGAGCTGCACGAGGTGGTGCGTGGCGCGCACGGCGTGGTCACGATGCTCGGCGATCGCGTCGATGACGAACTCGTGACCGCGGCCGGCCCGCAGCTGCAGGTGGTGGCCAACGTGGCGGTCGGCTACGACAACGTGGACGTGCCCGCGGTGACCGGGCGCGGCGTCACCGTGACGAACACGCCGGGCGTGCTCACCGATGCCACCGCGGATCTCGGATTCGGCTTGCTGCTGATGGCGACGCGGCGGCTCGGTGAGGGGGAGCGGCTGATCCGGTCCGGGCAACCCTGGTTCTTCCACCTCGGATTCATGCTGGGTACGGGCTTGCAGGGCAAGACCCTCGGGATCATCGGCCTTGGCGGGATCGGGCAGGCGATGGCTCGCCGTGCTCGCGCGTTCGGCATGAACATCGCCTACGCGGGTAGGCGGCGCGCGGCCCCGGAGGTGGAATCCGAGCTCGACGCCCGCTACCTCTCGCAGGACGAGCTGCTGCGCGAAGCCGATGCGCTGTCGCTGCACTGCCCGCTCACCGAGCAGACCCGGCACCTGATCGACGAGTCGGCGCTGGCGAAGATGAAGCCCTCCGCGGTGCTCATCAACACCAGCCGCGGACCGGTCGTGGACGAAAAAGCCCTGGCCGAGGCGCTGCGCGAAGGCCGCATCGCGGCAGCGGGCCTGGACGTCTTCGAACGCGAACCGGCCGTCGAACCCGCGCTGCTCGAACTGGACAACGCGGTGCTCATCCCGCACCTGGGCTCGGCGACGGTGGAGACGCGCAGCGCGATGGCCGAACTCGCCGCGCGCAACGTGGCGGCGGTTCTCGCCGGGACCGGACCGATCACCCCGGTGGGTGCTTGA